A genomic segment from Bacillota bacterium encodes:
- a CDS encoding 4Fe-4S binding protein, which translates to MKKIKVTMYFPANIITKPVTYHLVKDYNLMVNILNADVSLNKVGKLVVDIEGEEKDIEAGLEFVKKVGAEYEIFSKAIIWKEESCVHCGACTAVCPSGALQMDKTDWRLTFDREKCLMCELCVKACPLRVMCIKNGGQS; encoded by the coding sequence ATGAAAAAGATTAAAGTTACAATGTATTTTCCTGCAAACATAATTACTAAGCCTGTAACGTACCATCTTGTAAAAGACTATAACCTTATGGTTAATATTCTAAATGCAGATGTCAGTCTGAACAAGGTTGGGAAACTGGTTGTCGATATAGAAGGAGAAGAAAAGGATATTGAGGCAGGGTTGGAATTTGTCAAAAAAGTAGGCGCAGAGTATGAAATATTCTCCAAAGCTATTATATGGAAGGAGGAAAGCTGTGTACATTGCGGCGCATGTACTGCTGTTTGCCCTTCCGGTGCTTTACAGATGGATAAAACCGATTGGCGGTTGACTTTTGACAGAGAAAAGTGCCTTATGTGCGAATTATGCGTTAAAGCCTGCCCTTTGCGTGTAATGTGTATAAAAAATGGAGGACAGAGTTAG
- a CDS encoding peptidoglycan bridge formation glycyltransferase FemA/FemB family protein, whose amino-acid sequence MQSVKWAKVKSNWVNEIVTVEDDGGNIKGSMSLLIRKIPFINRTIMYSPRGPVCDIHDFGTIKALIEKAKEVARAHKSYVLKLDPDIEKDDKEFERIIKELGFKVKSDSTDFEGIQPRFVFRLDIRNKIEEELLMSFHQKVRYNIRLAARKGVEIKIGSKEDIPEFHKIMVETGIRDRFVVRSPSYFEQMLDCLGPENIRLYLAYYQGKMIAGTIAVVYGNKCWYLYGASSNEYRNVMPNYLLQWEMIKWALESGCDIYDFRGVSGDIDENNPLYGLYRFKKGFGGKFTEFIGELDYVFNPFIYFAIEKGEKIFREARRRLFVIKNKDESRGEHQNEEADN is encoded by the coding sequence ATGCAATCTGTGAAGTGGGCAAAAGTTAAATCAAATTGGGTAAACGAAATAGTTACGGTAGAAGACGACGGAGGAAATATCAAGGGGTCCATGAGCCTTCTTATCAGAAAGATACCCTTTATAAACCGTACTATAATGTATTCCCCCCGCGGACCGGTATGCGATATACATGATTTCGGGACAATAAAGGCTCTAATAGAAAAAGCAAAAGAAGTAGCCCGGGCACATAAAAGTTATGTACTGAAATTAGACCCGGATATAGAGAAAGATGATAAGGAATTTGAAAGGATAATTAAAGAGCTCGGATTTAAGGTAAAAAGTGATTCAACAGATTTTGAAGGCATTCAGCCACGCTTTGTTTTCCGGCTTGACATAAGGAATAAGATTGAAGAAGAGTTATTGATGTCCTTTCATCAAAAAGTAAGGTACAATATACGTTTAGCCGCCAGAAAAGGAGTAGAAATAAAGATAGGCTCAAAGGAGGATATCCCCGAATTCCATAAAATAATGGTTGAGACAGGCATAAGGGACAGATTTGTTGTAAGAAGCCCTTCATATTTCGAACAAATGCTTGACTGCTTGGGTCCCGAAAATATAAGACTCTATCTTGCCTACTACCAGGGAAAGATGATTGCCGGTACTATCGCCGTAGTATATGGTAATAAATGCTGGTATTTGTATGGTGCAAGCAGTAATGAGTATAGAAATGTAATGCCCAACTATCTTTTGCAGTGGGAAATGATTAAATGGGCTCTTGAGAGTGGCTGTGACATATACGATTTTAGGGGCGTATCGGGAGATATTGATGAAAATAACCCCTTATACGGTTTATATCGTTTTAAAAAAGGTTTTGGAGGTAAATTTACTGAATTTATAGGAGAATTGGACTATGTATTTAACCCTTTCATTTATTTTGCAATAGAAAAAGGAGAAAAAATATTCCGGGAAGCAAGAAGAAGGTTATTTGTTATTAAAAACAAGGATGAGTCAAGGGGAGAACATCAAAATGAAGAAGCTGATAATTGA
- the proB gene encoding glutamate 5-kinase, with the protein MSINTVNDYNDANDTKEILIEHAIRNSRIHLRDAKRIVVKVGTSTITYNTGKINLSTIDKLSMVLSDLINQGREVVLVTSGAIGVGIGKLKLKERPKTIREKQAVAAVGQCELMHIYSKFFSEYGHIVGQILLTRDVVEDEYRRNNVINTFETLLEKGIVPIVNENDSVCVKELEGENGGNIVFGDNDTLSAIVAKLIKADLLIILTDIDGFYDSDPKKNSCSKKLSVITEITADIENCAGGVGSKQGTGGMVTKLTAAKIVTSAGINMVLANGNDPSVIMDILKGEDVGTLFVRQV; encoded by the coding sequence ATGAGCATTAATACTGTTAATGATTATAATGACGCAAATGATACAAAAGAGATTTTAATTGAGCATGCAATAAGAAATTCACGCATACATTTACGGGATGCAAAAAGAATAGTGGTGAAAGTCGGAACTTCCACTATAACCTATAATACAGGGAAAATAAACTTATCTACTATAGATAAGTTATCAATGGTACTTTCGGACTTAATAAACCAGGGCAGAGAGGTTGTGCTGGTTACGTCCGGTGCTATTGGGGTTGGTATTGGTAAACTAAAACTTAAAGAGAGGCCTAAAACAATCAGAGAAAAGCAGGCTGTGGCTGCGGTAGGACAATGTGAGTTAATGCATATTTACAGCAAGTTTTTCTCGGAATATGGTCATATTGTAGGACAGATACTCTTGACACGGGATGTTGTTGAGGATGAATACAGGAGAAATAATGTTATTAATACCTTTGAAACATTATTGGAAAAAGGGATAGTTCCTATTGTCAACGAAAATGACTCGGTTTGTGTAAAGGAGTTGGAAGGGGAAAACGGAGGAAACATAGTATTCGGCGACAATGATACACTATCTGCTATTGTTGCAAAACTGATAAAAGCAGATTTATTAATAATATTGACCGATATAGACGGGTTTTATGATTCCGATCCCAAGAAAAACTCTTGCTCCAAAAAGCTATCGGTCATTACTGAGATAACGGCTGATATAGAGAACTGTGCAGGGGGAGTAGGTTCAAAGCAGGGGACCGGAGGTATGGTTACAAAGCTTACAGCCGCAAAAATTGTAACTTCTGCAGGTATAAATATGGTATTAGCGAATGGAAACGATCCCTCTGTTATAATGGATATACTTAAAGGCGAAGATGTAGGAACACTGTTTGTAAGACAGGTATAA
- the alr gene encoding alanine racemase: MKKLIIEKDKLRQNIGIIKSMSRSKIIAVLKGNGYGLGMLEFAKFLQENGIDLFAVSEIKDAVCLAENGFSGKVLLLTPTSIEDEALLIVKSKIIPSVGSITSALTLNDTGLKLNEIVDFHLKIDIGFGRFGFLPNEISEACTFLQTMQNIRVAGTYSHFSFSFSRKEKDVYSQYNRFINAVELIRQKGLDPGMLHICNSSAFLRFPQMHLDAVRIGSAFLGRIPIENTYKLQKIGYLKSRIIEAKELPKNHNIGYANTYKTRKATRIGIIPVGYLDGFGVEKSRDTFRLIDILRYIYNDIKSLNRKIYVNIGDKYARVLGRIGTYNIVVDLTGINANVGDEVILDVNPMLVGSHIERKYI; encoded by the coding sequence ATGAAGAAGCTGATAATTGAAAAGGACAAGCTTCGCCAAAATATCGGCATTATAAAGAGTATGTCACGTTCGAAAATAATCGCAGTTTTAAAAGGGAACGGTTATGGCCTTGGAATGCTGGAATTTGCAAAGTTTTTACAAGAAAATGGAATAGATTTATTTGCTGTCTCTGAAATTAAAGACGCAGTCTGTTTAGCAGAAAACGGATTTTCAGGCAAAGTGCTTCTTCTTACCCCGACCAGCATTGAGGATGAGGCCTTGCTTATTGTTAAGAGCAAAATAATACCTTCTGTAGGTTCCATAACATCAGCTCTTACTCTGAATGATACAGGTTTAAAGCTCAATGAAATAGTAGATTTTCACTTGAAAATTGATATAGGATTTGGGCGTTTTGGGTTTCTCCCCAATGAAATTTCCGAAGCCTGTACTTTTCTGCAGACAATGCAAAACATTAGGGTTGCAGGCACATATTCCCATTTTTCCTTTTCTTTTTCCAGGAAAGAAAAAGATGTTTATTCTCAATACAATAGATTTATTAATGCCGTCGAATTAATCCGCCAAAAGGGATTAGACCCCGGTATGCTGCATATATGTAATTCGTCAGCTTTTTTAAGGTTTCCTCAAATGCACCTGGATGCTGTAAGAATAGGCTCGGCGTTTTTAGGTAGAATTCCCATTGAAAATACATATAAACTTCAAAAAATAGGATATTTGAAGTCAAGAATTATTGAAGCCAAAGAGTTACCCAAAAATCATAACATTGGGTACGCCAATACTTATAAAACCCGAAAAGCAACAAGAATAGGAATTATACCGGTGGGTTACCTGGACGGATTTGGAGTTGAAAAATCAAGAGATACCTTTAGGCTAATAGATATATTGAGGTATATATATAACGATATAAAATCACTAAATAGAAAAATATATGTAAATATAGGTGACAAATATGCACGTGTGCTTGGAAGGATAGGCACTTACAACATTGTAGTAGATTTAACAGGTATTAATGCAAATGTAGGGGATGAAGTAATATTGGATGTAAACCCAATGCTTGTAGGGAGCCATATAGAAAGGAAGTATATTTAA
- a CDS encoding UPF0280 family protein, with amino-acid sequence MYQERFYRNLFKGVNLEFFDVCVYETDLRIGASKNLYEEALTGVKRYRKQIEEYIKQNPDFLKSLEPIKIEEGAPLIVERMGRAAEKAGVGPMAAVAGAISEMIGVELLKYSKEVIVENGGDLFLKTNVPRKVGVYAGNSPLSGKIALKIYPEQTPLGICTSSGTVGHSLSFGKADAAVIVSKDTFLADAAATAVCNRVKTPSDIQDAIEFATRIGGIEGVLIIIGDRIGAWGDIELIRI; translated from the coding sequence ATGTATCAAGAAAGATTTTATAGAAACTTGTTTAAAGGTGTTAACCTGGAATTCTTCGATGTTTGTGTATATGAGACAGACTTAAGGATAGGCGCTTCTAAAAACCTATACGAGGAAGCTCTAACCGGTGTTAAAAGATATAGAAAACAAATAGAAGAATACATTAAGCAAAATCCTGACTTCTTAAAGAGCCTTGAACCTATTAAAATTGAAGAGGGGGCTCCTCTTATTGTTGAGAGAATGGGCAGGGCTGCTGAAAAAGCAGGGGTTGGGCCTATGGCAGCTGTTGCGGGCGCAATAAGTGAAATGATAGGAGTAGAGCTTTTAAAATATTCGAAAGAAGTAATAGTGGAAAACGGTGGAGACTTATTTTTAAAAACTAATGTGCCAAGAAAAGTAGGGGTTTATGCCGGAAATTCACCTTTAAGCGGGAAAATTGCGTTAAAAATATATCCTGAACAGACTCCGCTAGGGATTTGTACTTCTTCGGGTACAGTGGGCCATTCATTAAGCTTTGGAAAAGCAGATGCAGCTGTTATTGTCTCTAAAGATACATTCTTAGCTGATGCAGCTGCTACGGCAGTATGTAACAGGGTAAAAACTCCTTCCGATATACAAGATGCAATTGAATTTGCCACGAGGATAGGAGGCATAGAAGGTGTGTTGATTATTATAGGAGACAGGATAGGGGCATGGGGAGACATAGAACTGATTAGAATATAG